A DNA window from Acropora palmata chromosome 12, jaAcrPala1.3, whole genome shotgun sequence contains the following coding sequences:
- the LOC141859485 gene encoding uncharacterized protein LOC141859485, which translates to MSDDFKKKYSSTRVIIDWTEVRCQVPSSLQLNGELFSNYKHHTTQGLIGISPRGAITFISQLYTGSISDQEIVVRCGFLDLPFEDNDSVIADKGFTIQDLLPLGVSLNIPPFLGSSSQMSAEDALKTQVIASLCIHVERAINKIKNFHICDGVIPLHQLGLVNQIWAVYAILWNAQPNIITRAQAIGCGHGSYSV; encoded by the coding sequence ATGTCGGatgattttaagaaaaaatattcatcGACCAGAGTTATTATTGACTGGACAGAAGTTAGGTGCCAGGTGCCAAGTAGTCTACAACTGAATGGTGAATTGTTTAGTAATTACAAACACCATACAACCCAAGGTCTTATCGGAATCAGTCCCAGAGGTGCCATAACCTTTATAAGTCAACTCTACACAGGAAGCATCTCAGATCAGGAGATAGTTGTGAGATGTGGTTTCCTTGATTTGCCTTTTGAAGACAATGACTCAGTCATAGCAGACAAAGGGTTCACCATTCAAGATCTGTTGCCACTGGGAGTTTCCTTGAACATTCCCCCATTTCTAGGAAGTTCTAGCCAAATGTCTGCTGAAGATGCTCTGAAGACTCAAGTAATTGCTAGCTTGTGCATACACGTAGAACGTGCAATCAACAAGATCAAAAATTTCCACATTTGCGATGGGGTTATACCCCTCCACCAGCTTGGCCTTGTGAACCAAATATGGGCTGTCTATGCAATATTATGGAATGCGCAACCCAACATTATTACTCgtgcccaggccataggcTGTGGGCACGGGTCATATTCTgtgtag